A genome region from Dickeya dadantii NCPPB 898 includes the following:
- a CDS encoding AI-2E family transporter, whose product MQLLNLKQARLLSFFFIMGGLLLLIELRLLACFIAGFLVYEIINLLTPYFQKVISGKRARLAVVAVISTLVVCLLSVIFGTLVGLLMQEMKDTSVFNARIAFILDDVQKQLMTYLPGYLPVSVEELQHEFVTWLQKHVVMLQNMGKDFLHGFVTMLIGMILGAIISLYNIEPTVDKPLLKTELMHRVALLSSSFRNIVFAQVKISLVNTVLSAIFILGILPGFGIHLPFAKTLVVLTFIFGLLPVIGNLISNSVVFIAALSISVPIALLALVYLMLIHKLEYFLNAQIVGTRIKAHAWEILLAMLVFEAAFGISGVIAAPIYYAYLKSELREAALI is encoded by the coding sequence ATGCAGTTGTTGAATTTGAAACAGGCCAGATTGCTGAGCTTCTTCTTTATCATGGGTGGGCTGTTGCTGTTGATTGAGCTGCGCCTGCTTGCCTGCTTTATCGCCGGTTTTCTGGTGTATGAAATCATTAATCTGCTGACGCCGTATTTTCAAAAGGTGATCAGCGGCAAGCGCGCCCGGCTGGCGGTGGTGGCGGTGATCAGCACGCTGGTGGTTTGCCTGTTGAGCGTGATTTTCGGCACGCTGGTGGGGTTGCTGATGCAGGAAATGAAGGACACCAGTGTGTTCAACGCCCGCATTGCCTTTATTCTCGACGATGTGCAAAAGCAGCTCATGACCTACCTGCCGGGCTATCTGCCGGTTAGCGTGGAGGAATTGCAGCACGAGTTTGTGACGTGGCTGCAAAAGCACGTGGTGATGTTGCAGAACATGGGGAAAGATTTTCTGCACGGTTTTGTCACCATGCTGATCGGCATGATCCTCGGGGCGATCATCTCCCTGTATAACATCGAGCCGACGGTGGATAAACCGTTGCTGAAAACCGAACTGATGCACCGGGTGGCGCTACTGTCGTCCTCGTTTCGCAACATCGTGTTCGCGCAGGTGAAGATTTCGCTGGTGAACACGGTGCTGTCCGCCATCTTCATTCTGGGCATTTTGCCTGGTTTCGGCATTCATCTGCCGTTTGCCAAAACGCTGGTGGTGCTGACCTTCATTTTTGGTTTGCTGCCGGTGATTGGTAACCTGATCTCCAATTCCGTGGTGTTCATCGCCGCGCTGTCGATCTCCGTGCCGATCGCGCTGCTGGCGCTGGTTTATCTGATGCTCATCCACAAACTGGAGTATTTCCTCAATGCCCAGATCGTCGGCACCCGCATTAAGGCGCATGCCTGGGAAATCCTGCTGGCGATGCTGGTGTTTGAAGCCGCATTCGGCATTTCCGGCGTGATCGCCGCACCCATCTATTACGCCTACCTGAAAAGCGAACTGCGGGAAGCGGCGCTGATATAA
- a CDS encoding MFS transporter translates to MSKPITLKHTLCYGSANLLGSGALAISGAWLMYFYTTFCGLSLVEAAAIFSVASVIDAISNPIMGYISDNFYNTRIGRLFGRRRFFILLGIPLVLVYPMLWMEGLGFWYYLSTYVLFELIYTSIMVPYETLATEMTTDFKVRSKLTGSKAIFGKVANFLAAFIPGQFIGIYGKDSATPFFYTGLAYGFIMCAAMIALYLTSWERSPSEVAREHTQNLWQSLKKLSIDMASTFRLRIFRKHLGMYLFGFGAEWLFASAFTYFIVFGLKQSTAVVSQLNSFSSIMQFISTFLFIGICVKMGFGRPYRMALMVVIVSVIAYAALYFTGWSQTATIIVLFGITAIFGLSTGGIYYIPWTVYTFLADVDEVLTGRRREGIYAGAMTFAGKMVRSVIVFAMGWILSQFGFVSGKAAQPESAVLAIVGVFSLGVVALAVVAIYYSTQMRLDRKNHMILLQEIARIKAGGAIADVPPEARAVAEELTGWKYEQCWGNNPLGLQQDVQEPVVATSQR, encoded by the coding sequence ATGAGTAAACCCATCACGTTGAAACACACGCTCTGCTACGGCAGCGCGAACCTGCTAGGCAGTGGCGCTTTAGCCATTAGTGGTGCCTGGTTAATGTACTTCTATACCACCTTCTGTGGCTTGTCTCTGGTTGAGGCCGCTGCCATTTTCTCCGTGGCTAGCGTCATCGACGCCATCAGTAACCCGATCATGGGTTACATCAGCGACAACTTCTACAATACCCGCATCGGGCGCCTGTTCGGTCGCCGTCGCTTCTTCATCCTGCTCGGTATTCCGCTGGTGCTGGTCTACCCGATGTTGTGGATGGAAGGGTTAGGCTTCTGGTACTACCTGTCGACCTATGTGCTGTTCGAGCTGATTTACACCTCCATCATGGTGCCGTACGAAACGCTCGCCACCGAGATGACCACCGACTTCAAAGTCCGTTCCAAGCTGACCGGTTCCAAGGCCATCTTCGGTAAGGTCGCCAACTTCCTGGCCGCCTTCATTCCGGGACAGTTCATCGGCATCTACGGTAAAGACTCCGCTACGCCGTTCTTCTACACCGGTCTGGCTTATGGCTTCATCATGTGTGCGGCGATGATCGCCCTCTACCTCACCTCCTGGGAGCGTTCCCCGAGCGAAGTGGCGCGCGAACACACCCAGAACCTGTGGCAGTCGCTGAAAAAACTCAGCATCGACATGGCTTCGACCTTCCGTCTGCGTATTTTCCGTAAACACCTCGGGATGTACCTGTTTGGTTTCGGCGCTGAATGGCTGTTCGCTTCCGCCTTTACCTATTTCATCGTATTCGGTCTGAAACAGAGCACCGCGGTAGTATCCCAGCTCAACAGCTTCAGCTCGATTATGCAGTTTATCTCCACCTTCCTCTTCATCGGCATCTGCGTGAAAATGGGCTTCGGTCGCCCGTACCGCATGGCGCTGATGGTGGTTATTGTCAGCGTGATCGCCTACGCAGCGCTCTATTTCACTGGCTGGTCTCAAACTGCCACCATTATCGTCCTGTTCGGTATCACCGCCATCTTCGGTCTGAGCACCGGCGGTATCTACTACATTCCCTGGACGGTCTACACCTTCCTGGCGGACGTGGACGAAGTGCTGACCGGCCGTCGCCGTGAAGGGATTTACGCCGGCGCCATGACCTTCGCCGGCAAGATGGTGCGTTCCGTCATCGTCTTCGCCATGGGCTGGATTCTGAGCCAGTTCGGATTCGTGTCCGGCAAAGCGGCTCAGCCGGAAAGCGCGGTGCTGGCGATTGTAGGCGTGTTCTCGCTGGGGGTGGTTGCCCTGGCGGTCGTCGCGATCTACTACAGCACCCAGATGCGTCTGGACCGTAAGAATCACATGATTCTGCTGCAGGAAATTGCGCGTATCAAAGCTGGCGGCGCGATTGCCGATGTTCCACCGGAAGCCCGCGCGGTTGCCGAAGAACTGACCGGCTGGAAATACGAACAGTGCTGGGGCAACAACCCGCTTGGCCTGCAACAGGACGTGCAGGAACCAGTGGTTGCAACGTCTCAACGCTAA
- a CDS encoding helix-turn-helix domain-containing protein, giving the protein MPIVIRLDVLLAQKKMKSRELAGLIGITEQNLSLLKSGKVKSIRFDTLQRICEVLCCQPGDVLEYLPEE; this is encoded by the coding sequence ATGCCAATCGTTATCAGACTGGACGTGCTGCTGGCACAAAAAAAGATGAAGTCCCGCGAGCTGGCGGGGTTGATCGGCATCACCGAACAGAATCTTTCGCTGCTGAAATCCGGCAAGGTGAAAAGCATCCGATTCGATACATTGCAGAGAATATGCGAGGTGCTGTGCTGTCAGCCAGGCGATGTGCTGGAGTATTTACCGGAAGAGTGA
- a CDS encoding mannitol dehydrogenase family protein, translating to MSSNTLSGNEKNLSNTVLPAAVQQPRYDRQSLKPRIVHIGFGAFHRAHQALLTDRVLNRQGGDWGICEVVLFSDDTLISALRRQDHRFTVLEKAAHGNQAIVVGAVCKSLHARVEGIASILEQLADPIVAIVSLTITEKGYCRAGNKGELDRDNPLVQQDLAHPRQPSSVPGLLAEALRLRRERGIAPFSVLSCDNVPENGKVTRQVVMDAARLQDHALADWIAQHVTFPNTMVDRIVPAATPETLSQIADAVGVADPCGIACEPFIQWVVEDKFVAGRPDWELAGAQLVDDVLPFEEMKLRMLNGSHSFLAYLGYLAGYEHINNGMDDPSYRRAVRHLMLQEQAPTLHVSGVDLTAYADQLIERFSNPALKHRTWQIAMDGSQKLPQRLLASLRWHLARGSDHRALTLGVAGWMRYVGGTDDAGQAIDIRDPLAATLQQVVGTTRDDAERVRGLLSISALFGDDLPGNAAWVAALTDAYLSLRDNGAKATVAALFND from the coding sequence ATGTCCAGTAACACTCTGTCCGGCAACGAAAAAAATCTGTCCAACACGGTGCTGCCCGCCGCCGTGCAACAACCCCGTTACGATCGTCAGTCGTTGAAACCCCGTATCGTGCATATCGGCTTCGGCGCGTTTCACCGCGCGCATCAGGCGCTGCTGACCGATCGGGTGCTCAACCGTCAGGGCGGCGACTGGGGGATTTGCGAAGTGGTGTTGTTCAGCGACGATACCCTGATTTCCGCCCTGCGCCGTCAGGATCACCGGTTTACCGTGCTGGAGAAAGCCGCCCACGGCAATCAGGCGATCGTGGTCGGCGCGGTCTGCAAGTCGCTGCACGCGCGCGTGGAAGGGATCGCGTCGATTCTGGAACAACTGGCGGACCCGATCGTCGCGATCGTCTCGCTGACTATCACCGAAAAAGGTTACTGCCGCGCAGGCAACAAAGGAGAGCTCGACCGGGACAACCCGCTGGTGCAGCAGGATCTGGCCCACCCTCGCCAACCCTCGTCGGTGCCGGGATTGCTGGCCGAAGCGCTGCGCCTGCGTCGTGAACGGGGCATTGCGCCCTTCTCCGTGCTGTCCTGCGACAACGTGCCGGAAAACGGCAAAGTCACTCGACAGGTGGTGATGGACGCCGCACGCCTGCAGGATCACGCGCTGGCGGACTGGATCGCGCAGCATGTCACCTTCCCCAACACCATGGTGGACCGGATCGTACCGGCCGCCACGCCGGAAACGCTGAGCCAGATCGCCGACGCCGTTGGTGTGGCGGACCCGTGCGGCATCGCCTGCGAGCCGTTTATTCAGTGGGTGGTGGAAGATAAGTTTGTCGCCGGCCGCCCCGACTGGGAACTGGCGGGCGCGCAACTGGTGGATGACGTGCTGCCGTTTGAAGAGATGAAGCTGCGCATGCTTAACGGCAGCCACTCTTTCCTGGCTTACCTCGGCTATCTGGCGGGTTACGAACATATCAATAACGGTATGGACGACCCCAGCTACCGGCGAGCGGTACGCCACCTGATGTTGCAGGAGCAGGCGCCGACTCTGCATGTGTCCGGCGTAGACCTGACCGCCTATGCCGACCAGTTAATTGAACGTTTTTCCAACCCGGCGCTGAAACACCGCACCTGGCAGATTGCGATGGACGGCAGCCAGAAACTGCCCCAGCGCCTGCTGGCGTCGTTGCGCTGGCATCTGGCGCGCGGCAGCGACCACCGCGCCCTGACGCTGGGCGTGGCGGGCTGGATGCGTTACGTCGGCGGCACTGACGACGCCGGTCAGGCGATTGATATCCGCGATCCGCTGGCCGCCACGTTGCAACAGGTCGTCGGCACTACCCGTGACGACGCCGAGCGGGTCCGCGGTCTGCTGTCCATCAGCGCGCTGTTTGGCGATGACCTGCCCGGCAACGCGGCGTGGGTGGCGGCGTTGACCGACGCCTATCTCTCGTTGCGCGACAACGGCGCCAAAGCAACCGTTGCGGCGTTATTCAACGACTGA
- a CDS encoding DHA2 family efflux MFS transporter permease subunit produces the protein MSPIEAQAARFGHHYRWLATVTIMLGTIATTATATIVNVAMRDIMGTFGMGQDQAQWLSTAFLASMTATMLITAWTLERFGYRATYVGSLAVFIAGSLLGTFSQSSAEVILARILQGGASGVIQPLAMIIISQVFPVSERGKAMGIYGVGVVLAPALGPAAGGLMVDQLDWRAVFMVVVPFCLAGIAAALVILPAKSAQTDITPRRFDTLGFILLVTALTSLLAGLSNGQREGWESFFILCLLTTAVIATLAFIIREFTTPYPLLSLRVFANPAFTSGCIVAFALGAGIYGSTYIIPLFVQSIQGYTPTRSGLLLMPAGLALGMVFPLAGSLSDKLKPHQLVIAGLLLFGLSCWLSSAADTDTPFWTMAWWIVIGRVGLGVMLPAMNAGALRALPHAQLAQGAGSLNFVRQLGGAMGVNLLSVFIERRATFHGQMLAQSLTLDNIRSTDAIRQLSLLFGHGGNPLGDPLSTSINPGIMTYLESVLAPKAQMFAYQDGFFMVAMFFFLAILPAWFIRPRPVLNPTSPPGAAKTPA, from the coding sequence ATGTCGCCGATTGAAGCCCAGGCCGCCCGCTTCGGTCACCACTATCGCTGGCTGGCGACGGTCACCATCATGCTGGGTACCATCGCCACCACGGCCACGGCGACCATCGTCAATGTGGCGATGCGTGACATTATGGGCACCTTCGGTATGGGTCAGGATCAGGCGCAATGGCTGTCCACCGCCTTTCTGGCTTCCATGACCGCCACCATGTTGATCACCGCCTGGACGCTGGAACGCTTTGGCTACCGCGCCACCTATGTCGGCTCACTGGCGGTGTTCATCGCCGGCAGCCTGCTCGGCACCTTCAGCCAGAGCAGCGCCGAGGTGATCCTCGCCCGCATTCTCCAGGGCGGCGCCAGCGGCGTGATCCAGCCGCTGGCGATGATCATTATCTCGCAGGTGTTTCCGGTATCGGAACGCGGCAAGGCGATGGGCATTTACGGCGTCGGGGTGGTGCTGGCGCCCGCATTGGGGCCGGCCGCCGGCGGGCTGATGGTCGACCAGCTCGACTGGCGCGCGGTCTTCATGGTGGTGGTGCCGTTCTGTCTGGCCGGGATCGCCGCCGCGCTGGTGATCCTGCCGGCTAAAAGTGCGCAGACCGACATCACGCCCCGGCGTTTCGACACCCTGGGATTTATTCTGCTGGTGACGGCGCTGACCTCGCTGCTGGCCGGGCTGTCCAACGGGCAGCGCGAAGGCTGGGAGTCGTTCTTCATTCTCTGCCTGCTGACCACCGCCGTGATCGCCACGCTGGCGTTCATCATCCGCGAATTCACCACGCCGTATCCTCTGCTCAGCCTACGGGTGTTCGCCAACCCGGCGTTTACCTCCGGCTGTATCGTGGCGTTCGCGCTGGGCGCGGGTATCTACGGCTCGACTTACATCATCCCGCTATTCGTGCAAAGCATTCAGGGATACACCCCTACCCGCTCCGGTCTGCTGTTGATGCCGGCGGGGCTGGCGCTCGGCATGGTATTTCCGCTGGCGGGGTCGCTCAGCGACAAGCTCAAACCCCACCAGTTGGTGATTGCGGGCCTGCTGCTGTTCGGGCTGTCCTGCTGGCTGTCCAGCGCGGCGGACACCGATACCCCGTTCTGGACCATGGCCTGGTGGATTGTCATCGGCCGCGTCGGGCTCGGGGTGATGCTGCCCGCCATGAACGCCGGCGCGCTGCGGGCGCTGCCGCACGCGCAACTGGCGCAGGGCGCGGGCAGCCTCAATTTCGTCCGTCAGTTGGGCGGCGCGATGGGGGTCAACCTGCTGTCGGTATTTATCGAACGGCGCGCCACCTTCCACGGCCAGATGTTGGCGCAGTCGCTGACGCTGGACAATATCCGCAGCACCGACGCCATCCGCCAGCTCAGCCTGCTGTTCGGTCACGGCGGCAATCCGCTCGGCGACCCGCTTAGTACCAGCATCAACCCCGGCATCATGACCTATCTGGAGTCGGTGCTGGCGCCCAAAGCACAGATGTTCGCCTATCAGGATGGCTTTTTCATGGTGGCGATGTTCTTTTTTCTGGCGATATTGCCCGCCTGGTTTATCCGGCCGCGCCCGGTGCTGAACCCAACGTCGCCGCCCGGTGCGGCGAAGACGCCGGCATGA
- a CDS encoding HlyD family secretion protein — MNIHASKLAGFRRMSQRQRTFLLAGAALLLLAVLVLAYWFHQRFTHIGETDARVMGEVISLASRESGWVTARPVIDGDAIHKDQLLAQIDDRDARLRLAEQEGNLAAADAQISYSQTQRQVTDLTTQASMDEARAKLASSDSAVNNAGYQLSLAQNNFQRDDQLLKSNLTARKTWDESHTTLLQRQSELREAEAQRHAQQAALNNTVAQRNTLQVLDRQIEMQRQQRIALQAQVDQLKQEIADRALRSPVDGVVDRTIVNVGSYVQAGQWIMLVHDPRNLWVEANIKETAIGRVRVGQKVDIQVDAYPDKHFSGHVIRVGDAATNQFALLPSPNPSGNFTKITQRVPVRIALDNPENDSPDNRLKPGLMAEVSINVAD; from the coding sequence ATGAATATCCACGCATCCAAACTGGCGGGGTTCCGGCGTATGAGCCAACGCCAGCGTACCTTTTTGCTGGCAGGCGCCGCCTTGCTGTTGCTGGCGGTGCTCGTGCTGGCATACTGGTTTCATCAGCGTTTCACGCATATCGGCGAAACCGACGCCCGGGTCATGGGCGAAGTGATCTCGCTGGCCAGCCGGGAAAGCGGCTGGGTGACCGCCCGCCCCGTTATTGACGGCGACGCCATCCACAAAGATCAATTGCTGGCGCAGATCGACGATCGCGACGCCCGTTTGCGGCTGGCGGAGCAGGAAGGCAATCTGGCCGCCGCCGATGCTCAAATCAGCTACAGCCAGACGCAGCGTCAGGTCACCGATCTCACCACCCAGGCCTCGATGGATGAAGCGCGGGCGAAACTGGCGTCGAGCGACTCCGCCGTTAACAATGCTGGCTACCAACTCAGCCTGGCGCAGAATAACTTCCAGCGCGACGATCAGTTGCTGAAAAGCAACCTGACCGCCCGCAAAACCTGGGATGAGTCCCACACCACACTGCTACAGCGTCAGAGCGAATTGCGGGAAGCCGAAGCGCAGCGCCACGCTCAGCAGGCGGCGTTGAACAACACCGTGGCGCAGCGCAACACGTTGCAGGTGTTGGACCGACAGATCGAGATGCAACGCCAGCAGCGAATCGCATTACAGGCGCAGGTGGATCAGCTCAAACAGGAAATCGCCGACCGGGCGTTGCGTTCTCCGGTGGATGGCGTGGTGGATCGCACCATTGTGAATGTGGGCAGTTACGTGCAGGCCGGACAGTGGATCATGCTGGTCCACGATCCGCGCAATCTGTGGGTCGAAGCCAACATCAAGGAAACCGCCATCGGTCGGGTGCGGGTCGGCCAAAAAGTAGATATTCAGGTGGACGCCTACCCGGACAAACATTTTAGCGGCCATGTGATCCGGGTCGGCGATGCGGCCACCAACCAGTTTGCGCTGTTACCGAGCCCGAACCCGTCCGGCAACTTCACCAAAATCACCCAGCGCGTGCCGGTGCGTATCGCGCTGGACAATCCGGAAAACGACAGCCCGGACAACCGTCTGAAACCGGGCCTGATGGCGGAAGTCAGCATCAATGTCGCCGATTGA
- a CDS encoding MarR family winged helix-turn-helix transcriptional regulator: MSQTESSARRRFALQLGQTSRLWRRVIDRELQPYGLTQATWLPLLFIAREDTPIHQKALAESLGLDASAVVRVLDSLQKQGFIERREGNDRRFREIHLTALGLEQVEKVESIAGQVRNQALAGVSEQDIEQVSRVIHQVISNLSRTENGHS; encoded by the coding sequence ATGTCACAGACCGAATCTTCCGCTCGTCGGCGCTTCGCCCTCCAGTTGGGTCAAACCTCCCGCTTATGGCGCCGGGTCATCGACCGGGAATTGCAACCGTATGGATTGACGCAGGCTACCTGGCTGCCGTTGCTATTCATCGCCCGCGAAGACACCCCCATCCACCAGAAAGCGCTGGCCGAATCGCTGGGGCTGGACGCTTCTGCGGTAGTGCGGGTGCTGGATAGTCTGCAAAAACAGGGATTTATCGAAAGACGTGAAGGCAACGATCGTCGTTTTCGCGAGATTCATCTCACCGCGCTCGGGCTTGAGCAGGTGGAGAAGGTGGAATCCATCGCCGGGCAGGTACGTAATCAGGCGCTGGCCGGGGTATCGGAACAGGATATCGAACAGGTCAGCCGGGTCATCCATCAGGTTATCAGCAATCTCTCCCGCACCGAAAACGGTCACTCATGA